The following are from one region of the Desulfovibrio sp. Fe33 genome:
- a CDS encoding glycosyltransferase family 4 protein, producing MRVLMFGWEFPPYISGGLGTACLGLTKGLANLGTDILFVLPRLDSDEEAQHLTLLGANRLRAKVGVSEIRELQERMSVLEVLSPLRPYLTEKEYRFLLEKNEQVTTEDIFAELENDFSGGYGANLMDEIVRYSLIGAHLGLTERFDVIHAHDWLTAPAGIEAKRVSGKPLVVHAHALEFDRSGEHVNQSVYDIERAGFEAADRIIAVSHLTMETIVNRYGISPDKISVVHNAVAKHRRLGQLRVKKPFKEKLVLFLGRITFQKGPDYFVEAAAKVLEKHRDVRFAMAGTGDMFPRMVERMAELRLGDRFHFTGFVRGTDVERIYAMSDLYVMPSVSEPFGITPLEATVFDVPCIVSKQSGVAEVLKDAVKVDFWDVDRLAHEIEDILTNEERARTLVERGRETLKNIQWDQAAEKVLDVYRQLTGGLS from the coding sequence ATGCGCGTACTCATGTTCGGCTGGGAATTCCCGCCGTATATCTCGGGCGGCCTGGGAACGGCCTGCCTGGGCCTGACCAAGGGACTGGCCAATCTCGGGACCGACATCCTGTTCGTCCTGCCCCGGCTGGACTCCGACGAGGAGGCGCAACACCTGACCCTGCTCGGAGCCAACCGGCTGCGCGCCAAGGTCGGCGTGTCCGAAATCCGGGAGTTGCAGGAAAGGATGTCCGTGCTGGAGGTGCTCTCGCCACTGCGCCCCTACCTCACGGAAAAGGAATACCGCTTCCTGCTCGAAAAGAACGAGCAGGTCACCACCGAAGACATCTTCGCGGAACTTGAAAACGACTTCTCGGGCGGATACGGCGCGAACCTCATGGACGAAATCGTGCGCTACAGCCTCATAGGCGCGCACCTGGGCCTGACCGAGCGGTTCGACGTCATCCACGCCCACGACTGGCTGACCGCCCCGGCGGGCATCGAGGCCAAACGGGTCTCGGGCAAGCCCCTGGTGGTCCACGCGCACGCCCTGGAGTTCGACCGCTCCGGCGAGCACGTCAACCAGTCCGTCTACGACATCGAGCGGGCCGGATTCGAAGCCGCCGACCGGATTATCGCGGTCAGCCACCTCACCATGGAAACCATCGTCAACCGATACGGCATCTCCCCGGACAAGATCTCCGTGGTCCATAACGCCGTGGCCAAACACCGGCGGCTGGGACAACTCCGCGTCAAGAAGCCGTTCAAGGAGAAGCTGGTCCTTTTCCTGGGGCGCATCACCTTTCAGAAAGGCCCGGACTACTTCGTCGAGGCGGCGGCCAAGGTGCTCGAAAAACACCGCGACGTCCGCTTCGCCATGGCCGGGACCGGCGACATGTTCCCCCGCATGGTCGAACGCATGGCCGAACTCCGGCTGGGCGACAGGTTCCACTTCACCGGCTTCGTGCGCGGAACCGACGTGGAGCGCATCTACGCCATGAGCGACCTCTACGTCATGCCGAGCGTGTCCGAACCCTTCGGCATCACCCCGCTGGAGGCCACGGTCTTCGACGTGCCGTGCATCGTCTCCAAGCAGTCCGGCGTGGCCGAGGTCCTCAAGGACGCGGTCAAGGTGGACTTCTGGGACGTGGACCGGCTGGCCCATGAGATCGAGGACATCCTCACCAACGAGGAACGGGCCAGAACGCTGGTCGAACGCGGGCGGGAAACACTCAAGAACATCCAGTGGGACCAGGCCGCGGAAAAGGTCCTCGACGTATATCGGCAACTGACCGGAGGACTGTCATGA
- the glgP gene encoding alpha-glucan family phosphorylase, protein METSWLFEVSWEVCNKVGGIHTVISSKAVQAMAAFDDRYVAVGPLLDRNPGFVPEGPPEEIRPALERLKAWGVETASGRWDIPGAPLVLLIGFRNAFPAPDKLLFQLWNDYGVDSMAGGWDYIEPVLFSTAAAMAIREISEDVEEGADVYAHFHEWMTGAGVLHLKKHAPSVVTVLTTHATMLGRAMSGSGVDIYKRLEEIEPSQEAKAFGVTAKHSMESVSAREADCFTTVSNITRKEASNLLGTNPAVVTVNGFNLEGFAEPRTVAQTRTASRKRLIDLAANFLERDLDPAKTLLVATSGRYEFHNKGIDLLLDGLGDLDEELAKAGNDVTVVAFLLVSCGYAGFSDEARRRLKQERYDIEKYAGISTHHLGDAEHDPMVVKCRERKLDNQPENSCCVIFIPVYLDGNDGVLNLEYYDALAGMDLTVFPSFYEPWGYTPMESAAFAVPTVTSDRAGFGQWVMEKHPQGHPGVHVLNRLDDDYETTRENLARFLADFTRWTPEERASRSAEARSIAEEATWSHFYPRYLEAYEHAADIRTERIAGVQRMAAAPGTEISFSGVNTTQPRLRSFTVITELPAPLARLRDLAENLWWVWHRDSQELFEWMDADKWRASGHNPDLFLNTMRIDRLNELAGDSEFMARLKTVLERFDAYMAESKTANVQGITWKNPVAYFSMEFGLHESIPVYSGGLGLLSGDHIKSASDLNLPFIGISLLYKNGFFHQRINGNGDQVVEYHENDFATMPITPLHKDGEKVMITLSLPGRTVFAQIWEVHVGRARLYLLDTDVVENSRSDRDITSKLYDPTSKGRIEQEIVLGVGGIRLLTALDVTPSVFHLNEGHSAFLLFERIRQLMMLDGVSFATAKEIVRGNTVFTMHTPVPAGNERFEKSLVENYFRGYADEMGVPWEGLWNLGHIYAEEADHLNMTVLALQLSCKRNGVSRLHGDVSRRMWQDLWRGFILSEVPVGHVTNGVHIPSWLDERVRHDIEESCRLSVHHALLEKDGWDRLDDLDDRRLWDTHVTLKHRLYDEVRRSISTQWTREGEPPNRLHAFLSTLNPDHLTLCFARRCTAYKRPTLLFHNLQRIKEILCSADRPVNVIFAGKAHPADTMGASYINLICRLAKQEDFLGRVIFLESYDIRLARLLVSGADVWLNNPTRLMEASGTSGMKAAANGVPNCSILDGWWDEAFDGTNGWAVGSGLVYESQVNQDIVDADNLYATLQSEVVPEFYDRGGDGVPHAWLARMKAAIRTAFMQYGTHRMVRDYIDDMYLPAIRLSAARGKNNNELAQRLGEWRIRIPGRFATVNIREVQVEGINGDVFRLGNELTVTAKVDRGQLLTEEILVEFVAATPDEETIVACIPMELKHTEGTTLLYRAKFSPIESGPVRYGVRVLPAHPGLASKCDPRLIRWS, encoded by the coding sequence ATGGAGACAAGCTGGCTATTCGAAGTTTCCTGGGAAGTGTGCAACAAGGTCGGCGGCATCCACACCGTCATCAGCAGCAAGGCCGTGCAGGCCATGGCGGCCTTCGACGACCGCTACGTGGCCGTGGGGCCGCTGCTCGACCGCAACCCCGGCTTCGTCCCGGAAGGCCCCCCGGAGGAAATCCGCCCGGCCCTGGAACGGCTCAAGGCCTGGGGTGTGGAGACCGCTTCCGGCCGATGGGACATCCCCGGCGCCCCCCTGGTCCTGCTCATCGGCTTCCGCAACGCCTTCCCGGCCCCCGACAAGCTCCTCTTCCAGCTCTGGAACGACTACGGCGTGGATTCCATGGCGGGCGGTTGGGACTACATCGAGCCGGTCCTCTTCTCCACGGCCGCGGCCATGGCCATTCGCGAGATCAGCGAGGACGTGGAGGAAGGAGCCGACGTGTACGCCCACTTCCACGAGTGGATGACCGGAGCGGGCGTGCTCCACCTGAAGAAGCACGCGCCCTCGGTGGTCACGGTCCTGACCACCCACGCCACCATGCTCGGCCGGGCCATGTCCGGATCAGGTGTGGACATCTACAAGCGGCTTGAGGAGATCGAACCCTCCCAGGAAGCCAAGGCGTTCGGGGTCACGGCCAAGCACTCCATGGAATCGGTCTCGGCCCGCGAGGCGGACTGCTTCACCACGGTCTCCAACATCACCCGCAAGGAAGCCTCCAACCTGCTCGGCACCAATCCCGCCGTGGTCACGGTCAACGGCTTCAATCTCGAAGGATTCGCCGAGCCCCGGACCGTCGCCCAGACGCGAACGGCGTCGAGAAAACGGCTCATCGACCTGGCCGCCAACTTCCTCGAACGCGACCTCGACCCGGCAAAGACCCTGCTGGTGGCAACCAGCGGACGGTATGAATTTCACAACAAGGGCATCGACCTGCTCCTGGACGGACTGGGCGACCTGGATGAAGAGCTCGCCAAGGCGGGCAACGACGTCACGGTGGTCGCCTTCCTGCTCGTCTCCTGCGGGTACGCGGGATTCAGCGACGAGGCCCGGCGGCGTCTCAAGCAGGAACGGTACGACATCGAAAAATACGCGGGCATCAGCACCCACCACCTGGGCGACGCCGAACACGACCCCATGGTCGTCAAATGCCGCGAACGAAAGCTCGACAACCAACCGGAGAACAGTTGCTGCGTCATCTTCATCCCGGTCTACCTGGACGGCAACGACGGCGTCCTCAACCTCGAATATTATGACGCGCTGGCGGGCATGGACCTGACCGTCTTCCCCTCCTTCTACGAGCCGTGGGGCTACACCCCCATGGAAAGCGCGGCCTTCGCCGTGCCCACGGTGACCTCGGACCGGGCCGGGTTCGGCCAATGGGTTATGGAGAAACATCCGCAGGGCCATCCCGGAGTGCACGTCCTCAACCGGCTGGACGATGACTACGAGACCACGCGTGAGAACCTGGCCCGATTCCTGGCCGATTTCACCCGCTGGACCCCGGAGGAGCGGGCCTCCCGCAGCGCGGAAGCCCGGAGCATCGCCGAAGAGGCCACCTGGTCCCACTTCTACCCCCGGTACCTGGAGGCGTATGAGCACGCGGCGGACATCCGCACCGAGCGCATCGCGGGCGTGCAGCGCATGGCCGCCGCGCCCGGGACCGAGATCAGCTTCTCCGGCGTGAACACCACCCAGCCCAGGCTGCGCTCCTTCACCGTAATCACGGAGCTGCCCGCGCCCCTTGCCAGGCTGCGCGACCTTGCCGAAAATCTCTGGTGGGTCTGGCATCGGGACTCCCAGGAACTGTTCGAGTGGATGGACGCGGACAAATGGCGCGCCAGCGGCCACAACCCGGACCTCTTCCTGAACACCATGCGCATCGACCGGCTGAACGAGCTGGCAGGCGATTCCGAATTCATGGCGCGGCTCAAGACCGTTCTGGAGCGCTTCGACGCCTACATGGCCGAAAGCAAAACGGCCAACGTGCAGGGCATAACCTGGAAAAATCCGGTGGCCTACTTTTCCATGGAGTTCGGCCTGCACGAATCCATTCCGGTCTACTCCGGCGGACTCGGCCTGCTCTCCGGCGACCACATCAAGTCGGCCAGCGACCTGAACCTGCCCTTCATCGGCATCTCCCTGCTCTACAAGAACGGCTTCTTCCACCAGCGGATCAACGGCAACGGAGACCAGGTGGTGGAATACCATGAGAACGACTTCGCCACCATGCCCATCACCCCCCTGCACAAGGACGGGGAAAAGGTCATGATAACCCTGAGCCTGCCGGGCCGCACGGTCTTCGCCCAGATATGGGAGGTCCACGTGGGCCGCGCCAGGCTCTACCTGCTCGACACGGACGTTGTCGAAAACTCCCGCTCGGACCGGGACATCACCTCCAAGCTCTACGACCCGACCTCCAAGGGGCGCATCGAGCAGGAGATCGTTCTCGGAGTGGGCGGAATCCGCCTGCTCACCGCCCTGGACGTAACCCCGTCGGTCTTCCATCTCAACGAGGGCCATTCCGCTTTCCTGCTCTTCGAGCGCATCCGCCAACTCATGATGCTGGACGGCGTAAGCTTCGCCACGGCCAAGGAGATCGTCCGGGGCAACACCGTGTTCACCATGCACACCCCGGTCCCCGCGGGCAACGAACGGTTCGAGAAGTCCCTGGTGGAAAACTACTTCCGCGGTTACGCCGACGAAATGGGCGTGCCCTGGGAGGGACTGTGGAACCTCGGGCACATCTATGCCGAAGAAGCGGACCACCTGAACATGACCGTGCTGGCCCTGCAACTCTCCTGCAAACGCAACGGCGTCTCCCGCCTGCACGGCGACGTGTCCAGGCGCATGTGGCAGGACCTGTGGCGCGGCTTCATCCTGAGCGAAGTCCCGGTGGGACACGTGACCAACGGCGTACACATCCCTTCCTGGCTGGACGAGCGCGTCCGGCACGATATCGAGGAATCGTGCCGCCTGTCCGTACACCACGCCCTCTTGGAGAAGGACGGCTGGGACCGTCTGGACGACCTGGACGACAGGCGGCTGTGGGACACCCACGTCACCCTCAAGCACCGCCTCTACGATGAGGTCCGGCGGTCCATCTCCACCCAATGGACCCGTGAGGGCGAGCCGCCCAACCGGCTGCACGCCTTCCTGAGCACCCTGAATCCCGACCACCTGACGCTGTGTTTCGCCCGTCGGTGCACGGCCTACAAACGCCCCACCCTGCTCTTCCACAACCTGCAACGGATCAAGGAAATCCTGTGCAGCGCGGACCGGCCGGTGAACGTCATCTTCGCGGGCAAGGCCCACCCGGCGGACACCATGGGGGCGAGCTACATCAACCTCATCTGCCGCCTGGCCAAGCAGGAAGACTTCCTGGGCCGGGTCATCTTCCTGGAAAGCTACGACATCCGGCTGGCCCGGCTGCTCGTGTCTGGCGCGGACGTCTGGCTGAACAACCCCACCCGGCTCATGGAGGCCAGCGGCACCAGCGGCATGAAGGCCGCGGCCAACGGCGTACCCAACTGCTCCATCCTGGACGGTTGGTGGGACGAGGCGTTCGACGGCACCAACGGCTGGGCCGTGGGCAGCGGCCTTGTCTACGAAAGCCAGGTCAACCAGGACATCGTGGACGCGGACAACCTATACGCCACCCTGCAATCCGAGGTGGTCCCCGAATTCTACGACCGGGGCGGCGACGGCGTGCCCCACGCCTGGCTCGCCCGCATGAAGGCGGCCATTCGAACCGCCTTCATGCAGTACGGCACCCACCGCATGGTCCGGGACTACATCGACGACATGTACCTGCCCGCCATCAGGCTGTCCGCCGCGCGAGGGAAGAACAACAATGAACTCGCGCAACGGCTGGGCGAATGGCGCATACGCATCCCCGGCCGGTTCGCCACGGTGAACATCAGGGAAGTCCAGGTCGAGGGCATCAACGGCGACGTCTTCAGGCTGGGCAACGAACTGACGGTGACCGCCAAGGTGGACCGGGGCCAGCTCCTGACCGAGGAAATCCTGGTGGAATTCGTGGCCGCCACCCCGGACGAGGAAACCATCGTGGCCTGCATCCCCATGGAATTGAAGCACACCGAGGGAACCACCCTGCTCTACCGGGCCAAGTTCAGCCCCATCGAATCCGGCCCCGTCCGCTACGGCGTCCGGGTGCTCCCCGCGCACCCCGGACTCGCAAGCAAATGCGACCCCAGGCTGATCCGCTGGAGCTGA
- a CDS encoding glycoside hydrolase family 57 protein: MTSVCFYFQVHQPMRLDKDYSFFSLGRSHHYRDEAANRDIMRKVAQKCYLPANRLMLDLIEEFKGKFRISYAITGVAMEQFQEFCPEVLDSFRTLADTGCVEFIGETHYHSLAFLFSKEEFRRQVKMHGRILEEFFGSKPVTFRNTELIYNNDLAQEIEKMGYKAILAEGADQVLGWRSPNFVYQPAGCSKLKALLKNYRLSDDVAFRFSDRGWTEWPVTTEKFAGWVHGSAGSGEIINLFMDYETIGEHQWADTGIFEFFRSLPGAVLAHGDFVFETPGEAAAHLDPMAQLDVPYFTSWADLERDVTAWLGNPMQDQAAEMAYSLESRVMASGDADIIATWRELLTSDHFYYMCTKWFSDGDVHKYFNPYDTPHQAFITYMNVLNDLALRLDGGNGKQG, encoded by the coding sequence ATGACTTCCGTGTGCTTCTACTTCCAGGTCCACCAGCCCATGCGCCTGGACAAGGACTATTCGTTCTTCAGCCTGGGGCGCAGCCACCACTATCGCGACGAAGCCGCCAACCGGGACATCATGCGCAAGGTGGCCCAGAAGTGCTACCTGCCCGCCAACCGGCTGATGCTCGACCTCATCGAGGAGTTCAAGGGTAAATTCCGCATCTCCTACGCCATCACCGGCGTGGCCATGGAGCAGTTCCAGGAGTTCTGCCCCGAGGTCCTGGATTCCTTCCGGACCCTGGCCGACACCGGCTGCGTGGAGTTCATCGGCGAGACCCACTACCACTCCCTGGCCTTCCTGTTCTCGAAGGAGGAGTTCCGCCGACAGGTGAAGATGCACGGCCGCATACTGGAGGAGTTCTTCGGCTCCAAGCCCGTGACCTTCCGCAACACCGAGCTGATCTACAACAACGACCTGGCCCAGGAGATCGAGAAGATGGGCTACAAGGCCATCCTGGCCGAGGGCGCGGACCAGGTGCTGGGCTGGCGCTCGCCCAACTTCGTCTACCAGCCCGCCGGCTGCTCCAAGCTCAAGGCACTGCTCAAGAACTACCGGCTTTCGGACGACGTGGCCTTCCGTTTTTCGGACCGGGGATGGACCGAGTGGCCCGTGACCACCGAGAAATTCGCAGGATGGGTCCACGGCTCGGCAGGCAGCGGCGAGATCATCAACCTGTTCATGGACTACGAGACCATCGGAGAGCACCAGTGGGCGGACACCGGCATCTTCGAGTTCTTCAGGAGCCTGCCGGGAGCGGTCCTGGCCCACGGCGACTTCGTCTTCGAAACGCCCGGCGAGGCCGCCGCCCACCTGGACCCCATGGCCCAGCTCGACGTGCCCTACTTCACCTCCTGGGCCGACCTGGAGCGCGATGTGACCGCATGGCTGGGCAACCCCATGCAGGACCAGGCCGCCGAAATGGCCTACTCCCTGGAGAGCAGGGTCATGGCCTCGGGCGATGCGGACATCATCGCCACCTGGCGCGAGCTCCTGACCAGCGACCATTTCTATTACATGTGCACCAAGTGGTTTTCCGACGGCGACGTGCACAAGTACTTCAACCCGTACGACACCCCGCATCAGGCGTTCATCACCTACATGAACGTCCTCAACGATCTCGCCCTCCGGCTGGACGGCGGGAACGGAAAACAGGGGTAG
- a CDS encoding amylo-alpha-1,6-glucosidase, giving the protein MLHISREECVNTETATRKEWIDGNGLGGYASSTIINCHTRKYHGILIAALKEPKGRFVLLSKLETSVLANDKEFLLSSNKFPGVYHPTGHQFVDSFDQGLYPSTTYRIGDALIRKSFLMIHGQNTVLVCYELLEGKVKPALRLRPLLAYREIHKLTRENMFLRPKSYPERNGRKIQPYEGMPPLYMATNRASEFFPGPKWTYNIEYLMERARGFDYQEDLFCPGMFETRLEKGKPVIFAASVEPLGNLERLRKKEIARREDEFEACKDRSRSTRWLKYFSGMFLIRNPSGFASVIAGYHWFGEWGRDTMISLPGLTFYAGRRKFGEEVLAAYAGLCRDGLLPNYLDQNSDHLAYNSVDASLWFFWAVQEYLKTRGSMDFVMDRIYPALRSIVTAHLDGRVPLCGLDSDGLLHAGNEHTQLTWMDAQAYGRPVTPRHGAAVEINALWYNALRFFQELATGPDNETAGRAGEAADRLQANFVARFWNDRDNCLCDVVNEHGRDRRIRPNQIFALSLPHTMLDYHLMRAVIGVVQAHLLTPYGLRTLSPRDPAYSPFYKGDADSRDSAYHQGMVWPWLAGHFGQALLRQAEDRAGTGAFLLKYFKPILRAFPDDLCINAVPELYTGNPPHAPKGAVAQAWSMAEAIRLNKLLKEK; this is encoded by the coding sequence ATGCTGCATATTTCCAGGGAAGAATGCGTCAACACCGAAACGGCGACCAGAAAGGAATGGATAGACGGGAACGGTCTGGGCGGCTACGCGTCCAGCACCATCATCAATTGCCACACCCGCAAGTACCACGGAATACTCATCGCGGCGCTCAAGGAGCCGAAAGGGAGGTTCGTCCTCCTCTCCAAACTGGAGACATCGGTCCTGGCCAACGACAAGGAATTTCTCCTGTCGTCCAACAAATTCCCCGGCGTGTACCATCCCACCGGGCATCAGTTCGTGGACTCCTTCGACCAGGGCCTCTATCCCTCCACGACCTATCGCATCGGCGACGCCCTCATCCGCAAGTCCTTCCTCATGATCCACGGCCAAAACACCGTGCTGGTCTGCTACGAACTCCTTGAAGGCAAGGTCAAACCCGCCCTGCGCCTGCGCCCCCTGCTGGCCTACCGGGAAATCCACAAGCTGACCAGGGAGAACATGTTCCTGCGGCCCAAGTCCTACCCCGAGCGCAACGGCCGCAAGATTCAGCCCTACGAAGGGATGCCCCCGCTCTACATGGCCACCAACCGGGCCTCGGAGTTCTTCCCCGGCCCCAAGTGGACCTACAACATCGAATACCTCATGGAACGGGCGCGCGGTTTCGACTATCAGGAGGACCTGTTCTGCCCCGGCATGTTCGAAACGCGCCTGGAAAAGGGCAAACCCGTAATCTTCGCCGCGTCCGTGGAGCCGCTTGGCAACCTGGAGCGGCTGCGCAAAAAGGAGATCGCCCGGCGCGAGGACGAATTCGAGGCCTGCAAGGACCGCAGCCGGTCCACCCGATGGCTCAAATATTTCTCCGGCATGTTCCTGATCCGCAACCCCTCCGGGTTCGCCTCGGTCATCGCCGGTTACCACTGGTTCGGCGAATGGGGCCGCGACACCATGATAAGCCTGCCGGGACTGACCTTTTACGCCGGACGCCGCAAGTTCGGCGAAGAGGTCCTGGCCGCCTATGCGGGGCTGTGCCGCGACGGGCTGCTGCCAAACTACCTGGACCAGAACTCCGACCACCTGGCCTACAACTCGGTGGACGCCTCCCTGTGGTTCTTCTGGGCCGTCCAGGAGTATCTCAAAACACGGGGGAGCATGGACTTCGTCATGGACCGGATATACCCGGCCCTGCGCTCCATCGTGACCGCCCACCTGGACGGCCGCGTGCCCCTGTGCGGGCTAGACAGTGACGGGCTGCTCCACGCGGGCAACGAACACACCCAGCTCACCTGGATGGACGCCCAGGCCTACGGGCGGCCGGTCACGCCGCGCCACGGCGCGGCGGTGGAGATCAACGCCCTGTGGTACAACGCGCTGCGTTTTTTCCAGGAACTGGCGACCGGCCCGGACAACGAAACGGCCGGGCGCGCCGGTGAGGCGGCCGACCGTCTCCAGGCGAACTTCGTGGCCCGCTTCTGGAACGACCGGGACAACTGCCTGTGCGACGTGGTCAACGAGCACGGCCGGGACCGGCGCATCCGGCCCAACCAGATATTCGCCCTGTCCCTGCCGCACACCATGCTCGACTACCACCTCATGCGCGCGGTCATCGGCGTGGTCCAGGCCCACCTGCTGACCCCTTACGGCCTGCGTACCCTATCGCCCCGCGATCCGGCCTACTCGCCCTTCTACAAGGGCGACGCCGACTCACGCGACTCGGCCTACCACCAGGGCATGGTCTGGCCCTGGCTGGCCGGGCATTTCGGCCAGGCCCTGCTGCGCCAGGCCGAGGACCGCGCCGGAACCGGAGCGTTCCTGCTCAAATACTTCAAGCCGATTCTGCGCGCATTCCCCGACGACCTCTGCATCAACGCGGTGCCGGAGCTGTACACGGGCAACCCGCCGCACGCGCCCAAGGGCGCCGTGGCCCAGGCATGGTCCATGGCCGAGGCCATCCGCCTGAACAAGCTCCTCAAGGAGAAATAG